In Eriocheir sinensis breed Jianghai 21 chromosome 29, ASM2467909v1, whole genome shotgun sequence, a single genomic region encodes these proteins:
- the LOC127004915 gene encoding uncharacterized protein LOC127004915, giving the protein MYLPSEGQTRRSYRAPDNLKPGGLFGDKTEIRDNYRHFTADRPAFQRQRTSLRQEGTFGQSSEFKDKFRGVQVTRPALRRMEGSLKPEGHFGGITEVHDKYRTLETHRNIAPKHGSNIRSEGQFGETSEIKDKYRQFDTQRKIAPRHGANLKSEGEFGEISELHDKYKPLGNQRKIAKRHSANLKPEGDFGETSELHDKYKALDFHRNIAKPIKDKILLEGDFGEMSEVHDKFKPLGNHRNIAKKHSANLKPEGEFGETSEIHDKYKPLETQRNIAKKHSANLKPEGEFGETSELHDKFRALETQRNIAKKHSANLKPEGDFGETSELHDKYKPLGNQRNIAKRHSANLKPEGDFGETSELHDKFKPLESQRNIAKKHSANLKPEGEFGETSELHDKFRPLENQRNIAKKHSANLKPEGEFGETSELHDKFRPLENQRNIAKKHSANLKPEGEFGETSELHDKFKPLETQRNIAKRHSANLKPEGEFGETSELHDQYRALESQRNIAKRHSANLKPEGEFGETSELHDKFRPLESQRNIAKKHSANLKPEGEFGETSELHDKFKPLETQRNIAKKHSANLKPEGEFGETSELHDKFKPLENQRNIAKRHSANLKPEGEFGETSELHDKFKPLENQRNIAKRHSANLKPEGEFGETSELHDKFKPLENQRNIAKRHSANLKPEGEFGETSELHDKFRPLENQRNIAKKHSANLKPEGEFGETSELHDKFRALESQRNIAKRHSANLKPEGEFGETSELHDNFRALETQRNIAKKHSANLKPEGEFGETSELHDKFKPLGTHRNIAKKHSANLKPEGEFGETSELHDKFKPLGTHRNIAKKHSANLKPEGQFGETSELHDKYRAMEPKRNIAKKHSANLKPEGNFGETSELHDKYRVLEPQRKIAKKHSAHIKPEGHFGEKTEIQDNYRSLETQRNIAKRHSAMLKPEGLFSGTSELKDQYKSFETARNIAKRHTANLKPEGDFGETSELHDKYKGFETHRNIAKRHSSSLKPEGDFGETSELHDNYRGHQAMRPKVERLDRDQVWQDGPKFAMEGKSETLSKFIDYPGVRGVDLRVQPRHGYNTQTVSVA; this is encoded by the coding sequence ATGTACCTGCCTTCAGAAGGGCAGACCCGACGCTCCTACCGCGCCCCCGACAACCTCAAACCTGGAGGGTTGTTTGGGGATAAGACAGAGATCAGAGACAACTACCGTCACTTTACCGCTGATAGGCCCGCTTTTCAACGTCAGAGGACTAGCCTAAGACAAGAGGGAACATTCGGACAGTCTTCGGAGTTCAAGGACAAGTTCCGGGGGGTGCAGGTGACTCGGCCCGCCCtcagaagaatggaaggaagccTCAAACCTGAAGGACACTTTGGCGGGATCACTGAAGTTCACGACAAGTACCGAACCCTCGAGACCCACCGCAACATTGCCCCCAAACACGGGTCTAACATCCGATCAGAAGGACAATTCGGAGAGACCTCAGAAATCAAGGACAAATACCGACAGTTCGACACCCAGCGGAAAATAGCTCCAAGACACGGGGCCAACCTGAAGTCTGAGGGTGAGTTCGGCGAGATTTCGGAGCTACACGATAAGTACAAACCCTTGGGCAACCAGAGGAAGATAGCCAAGCGACACTCTGCCAACCTGAAGCCTGAAGGGGACTTTGGGGAGACATCAGAACTACACGACAAGTACAAGGCGTTGGACTTCCACAGGAACATCGCCAAGCCCATCAAGGACAAGATCTTGCTGGAAGGAGATTTCGGCGAGATGTCTGAAGTCCACGACAAGTTCAAGCCGCTGGGGAATCACAGGAATATCGCGAAGAAGCACTCGGCGAACCTCAAGCCCGAGGGAGAGTTCGGGGAGACCTCGGAGATCCACGACAAGTACAAACCCTTGGAGACCCAACGCAACATCGCCAAGAAGCACTCAGCGAACTTGAAACCCGAGGGAGAGTTTGGCGAGACTTCCGAACTCCACGACAAGTTCAGGGCTTTGGAGACTCAGCGAAACATTGCCAAGAAGCACTCAGCGAACTTGAAGCCCGAGGGTGACTTCGGCGAGACATCCGAACTCCACGACAAATACAAACCACTGGGGAATCAGAGGAATATCGCGAAAAGACACTCGGCCAACCTGAAGCCAGAAGGAGACTTTGGTGAAACTTCTGAGCTCCACGACAAGTTCAAGCCTTTGGAGAGTCAGAGGAACATTGCCAAGAAACATTCGGCGAACCTAAAACCCGAAGGAGAGTTTGGAGAGACCTCTGAACTCCACGACAAGTTCAGGCCTTTGGAAAATCAGCGaaatattgccaagaaacattcgGCAAACCTAAAACCTGAAGGAGAGTTTGGAGAGACCTCTGAACTCCACGACAAGTTCAGGCCTTTGGAAAATCAGCGaaatattgccaagaaacattcgGCGAACCTAAAACCTGAAGGAGAATTTGGGGAGACCTCCGAACTCCACGACAAGTTTAAGCCTCTTGAAACCCAAAGAAACATCGCCAAGAGGCATTCGGCGAACTTGAAACCCGAAGGTGAGTTTGGCGAGACCTCTGAGCTGCATGACCAGTACAGGGCCTTGGAGAGTCAGCGCAACATCGCCAAAAGACACTCGGCCAACCTGAAGCCAGAAGGAGAGTTCGGCGAGACCTCTGAACTCCACGACAAGTTCAGGCCTTTGGAGAGTCAACGAAACATTGCCAAGAAGCATTCGGCGAACCTAAAACCCGAAGGAGAGTTCGGTGAGACTTCCGAACTCCACGACAAGTTTAAACCCTTGGAGACGCAGCGGAACATTGCCAAGAAGCATTCCGCGAACCTAAAACCTGAGGGAGAGTTCGGGGAGACCTCTGAGCTTCATGACAAGTTCAAGCCTTTGGAGAATCAGAGGAATATTGCGAAGAGACACTCCGCTAACCTAAAGCCTGAGGGAGAGTTCGGGGAGACCTCTGAACTTCATGACAAGTTCAAGCCTTTGGAGAATCAGAGGAATATTGCGAAGAGACACTCCGCTAACCTAAAGCCTGAGGGAGAGTTCGGGGAGACCTCTGAGCTCCATGACAAGTTCAAGCCTTTGGAAAATCAGAGAAACATTGCAAAGAGACACTCCGCTAACCTAAAACCTGAAGGAGAGTTCGGCGAGACCTCTGAGCTCCACGACAAGTTCAGGCCTTTGGAGAATCAGCGAAACATTGCAAAGAAGCACTCGGCGAACTTGAAACCAGAGGGTGAGTTCGGCGAGACCTCTGAACTACATGACAAATTCAGAGCCCTCGAGAGCCAACGGAACATCGCGAAAAGACACTCGGCAAACCTGAAACCAGAAGGGGAGTTCGGCGAAACCTCCGAACTCCACGATAATTTCAGAGCCCTCGAGACGCAACGAAACATCGCGAAAAAGCACTCGGCCAACCTCAAGCCCGAGGGAGAGTTCGGTGAGACGTCAGAACTCCACGACAAATTCAAACCGTTGGGGACGCATCGCAACATTGCCAAGAAGCACTCCGCGAACCTTAAACCAGAGGGAGAGTTCGGCGAGACTTCTGAACTCCACGACAAATTCAAACCGTTGGGGACGCATCGCAACATTGCCAAGAAGCACTCCGCGAACCTCAAACCGGAGGGGCAGTTCGGCGAGACATCTGAACTCCACGACAAGTACCGAGCCATGGAGCCCAAGAGGAACATCGCCAAGAAACACTCCGCGAACCTCAAGCcggagggaaactttggggagactTCGGAGCTGCATGACAAGTACCGAGTCTTGGAGCCGCAGCGGAAGATCGCCAAGAAGCACTCCGCCCACATCAAGCCCGAGGGACACTTTGGCGAGAAGACGGAGATCCAGGACAACTATCGGAGCCTGGAGACGCAGCGGAACATAGCCAAGCGCCACAGTGCCATGCTCAAGCCGGAGGGACTCTTCAGCGGGACCTCGGAGCTCAAGGACCAGTACAAGTCGTTCGAGACAGCGCGGAACATCGCCAAACGTCACACAGCCAATCTGAAGCCCGAGGGAGACTTCGGCGAGACGTCTGAGCTCCACGACAAGTACAAAGGCTTCGAGACCCATCGGAACATCGCTAAGCGGCACTCGTCGTCTCTAAAGCCTGAGGGAGACTTCGGAGAGACATCCGAGCTGCATGACAACTACCGCGGCCACCAGGCGATGCGACCCAAGGTGGAACGCCTCGATCGGGACCAGGTATGGCAGGACGGACCGAAGTTTGCCATGGAGGGCAAGTCCGAGACGCTCTCTAAGTTCATCGACTACCCCGGCGTGAGGGGCGTGGACCTGAGGGTGCAGCCACGCCACGGCTACAACACCCAAACGGTGTCGGTCGCCTGA
- the LOC127004921 gene encoding uncharacterized protein LOC127004921 — protein MSQPHHPKDLDQGGAQNTSAGGATGRAPATAPPLPCNDATTNAPPATSPYVMPPSTAPYPPSAPTPTAPYPYPTTSATPYPSTSTAPTPSTAPYPPTAPNPTARHSYPTTTANLYPSTITAPTPSTAPYPPTAPNPTARHSYPTTSAIPYPSTITAPTPSTAPYPPTAPNPTARHSYPTTTANLYPSISIAPTPSTAPYPDPTSPPLHPTPFSTPLTHGQSTKHLNYGLNVGPIHQDSSETGGAEVTDREPVVAAQVRTIYCSKGVKVVQFLFAMAIVVGVGYLLALLIGKMFWW, from the exons ATGTCACAGCCACACCACCCGAAGGACCTGGATCAGGGGGGGGCGCAGAACACATCGGCGGGGGGGGCAACAGGGAGGGCACCAGCAACCGCCCCCCCACTCCCCTGCAACGACGCAACCACAAACGCCCCCCCAGCCACCTCCCCCTACGTCATGCCCCCCTCCACCGCCCCCTATCCCCCTTCGGCACCCACCCCCACTGCTCCCTACCCCTACCCTACAACCAGTGCCACCCCTTACCCATCCACAAGCACTGCCCCCACCCCATCCACCGCCCCCTATCCCCCTACGGCGCCCAACCCCACAGCTCGCCACTCTTACCCTACAACCACTGCCAACCTTTACCCATCCACAATCACTGCCCCCACCCCATCCACCGCCCCTTATCCCCCTACGGCGCCCAACCCTACGGCTCGCCACTCTTACCCTACAACCAGTGCCATCCCTTACCCATCCACAATCACTGCCCCCACCCCATCCACCGCCCCTTATCCCCCTACGGCGCCCAACCCCACAGCACGCCACTCTTACCCTACAACCACTGCCAACCTTTACCCATCCATAAGTATTGCCCCCACCCCATCCACAGCCCCCTATCCTGACCCGACAAGCCCCCCTTTGCACCCCACTCCCTTCTCCACCCCCCTCACCCACGGCCAGTCCACCAAGCACCTGAACTATGGCCTAAATGTGGGACCCATCCATCAAGACTCGTCGGAGACCGGAGGGGCAGAAGTGACTGATagggag cctgtCGTCGCCGCCCAGGTCAGGACGATTTACTGCAGCAAGGGAGTGAAGGTGGTGCAGTTCCTCTTTGCCATGGCGATCGTTGTGGGTGTGGGTTACCTGCTGGCGCTGCTCATTGGCAAGATGTTCTGGTGGTAG
- the LOC127004920 gene encoding fatty acid hydroxylase domain-containing protein 2-like yields MKASTSTPLLLVALAAVSVLVPGLPGRLWRGSEAFLQAGYDKVLEACGQDGSFAFSHGTSVVGYLTFWVVGGLFTLADLISRPHPLRRYKTQPGTNQPVPMRQLLKCLAVVHVNQLVLGVPFVEASRRAMVMRGADFSPLLPPFSRVLLHLAVFTLIEDVLFYYFHRLGHHRLLYKHVHKLHHEWQSPIAITALYAHPIEHIFVNMVPIMVGPLLLGSHPVTVWLWVFLANLLVLIHHSGYHLPFLPSPQFHDFHHLKFTGCYGVLGVLDRLHGTDKQFRAALGHHRDHVFFSLEPPHSLSPISVMEKARKKE; encoded by the exons ATGAAAGCCTCCACCTCGACGCCCCTGTTGCTGGTGGCACTGGCGGCGGTGTCGGTCCTCGTTCCAGG CCTACCGGGGCGGCTGTGGCGGGGCTCCGAGGCGTTCCTGCAGGCGGGCTACGACAAGGTGCTGGAGGCGTGTGGACAAGATGGCTCATTCGCCTTCTCTCACG GGACCTCGGTGGTGGGCTACTTAACGTTCTGGGTGGTGGGCGGTCTCTTCACCCTCGCGGACCTCATCTCGCGCCCACACCCGCTGCGCCGCTACAAGACCCAGCCCGGCACCAACCAGCCCGTACCTATGCGCCAGCTGCTTAAG tgcctggcggtggtgcaCGTGAACCAGCTCGTGCTCGGCGTACCCTTCGTGGAGGCCTCGCGCCGCGCCATGGTGATGCGCGGCGCAGACTTCTCGCCCCTGCTGCCGCCCTTCTCCCGCGTCCTGCTGCACCTCGCCGTGTTCACCCTCATCGAGGACGTGCTCTTCTACTACTTCCACAG GCTTGGCCACCACCGCCTGCTCTACAAACACGTGCACAAGCTCCATCACGAGTGGCAGAGTCCCATCGCCATCACCGCCTTGTACGCCCACCCCATCGAGCACATCTTCGTCAACATGGTGCCGATCATGGTGGGTCCGCTGCTCTTAGGCTCGCACCCCGTCACCGTCTGGCTCTGGGTCTTCCTCGCTAACCTCCTCGTACTCATCCATCACAGCGGCTACCACCTGCCCTTCCTACCCTCGCCGCAGTTCCACGACTTCCACCATCTTAA GTTCACGGGTTGCTATGGTGTGCTGGGAGTGCTGGATCGCCTACACGGGACAGACAAGCAGTTCCGCGCCGCCTTGGGCCACCACAGGGATCACGTCTTCTTCAGCCTAGAGCCTCCTCACTCGCTTAGCCCCATCAGTGTCATGGAAAAGGCTCGGAAGAAGGAGTGA
- the LOC127005277 gene encoding uncharacterized protein LOC127005277: MGESWFTLRAAGVGMGVGMGVGVGALAVWWAWRRALTQPDTPTHWEEVGEVSQLIIYPLKSGRGVKVTEAEATRYGLAIDLLEDRSFVALEDTQVRKGRHDSLLVGVTLTLEGSEVTLQAKGVEEVLEFDLQDVVRRGEVIEVKDFRETLGKGYDCGEAAAAWLTKVLQKKREVRLAYNVNLTRERRTSGIVTKDEKKIYVYPGFRDYDRILYAEHAPYLLTSDTSLADINARMLQPVTQDWFRPNIIVSGVAKAYDEDDWAFVRVGDVVFRRIKPCDRYEFVDPESVRTSERDIGHILMRTLAQTRQMERPPILPERWKTCSVFGSHLGIDKGGRVRVGDKVAVARASHNPLWQLPPPPPPSVKAVIPSLRSRKKDLPCYHLPSSVLLRLWSRVNLRPCLYLLLLLLLLLLLLLILLIMGVLSVDGRAVGVGVGVGVGALLAWWAWRRRNQLDTPIKWEEVGEVSQLVIYPLKSARGVKVTEAEATSYGLACDLLEDRSFLTVTKEGKFITGRQAPKLTTVVVTLEGNKVTLRKVGMENLEFDLEGVTKAGKVTDSVVFNADVKGFDCGDKAAEWLSEAIYSKKEKEGEDKDKDKEEAGSGVRLLYNGDLTRARKAREAPFFSFPQYKDSDRVIYADTCAFMLTTEASLEDLNPRLPRPVTLDWFRSNIVVRGVEKAYDEDDWAYVKIGDVVFRRLKPCDRCQFTFVDPETGEKCADQEPLATLKKYRRAEGPETLQRTWALKPPFGTHLGIDTCGRLRVGDKVAVARASLNPRWQF; encoded by the exons ATGgg AGAGTCATGGTTTACACTGCGGGCGGCTGGCGTGGGTATGGGCGTGGgcatgggcgtgggtgtgggtgcccTGGCGGTGTGGTGGGCGTGGCGGCGCGCGCTCACCCAACCCGACACGCCCACGCA CTGGGAGGAGGTGGGTGAGGTCAGTCAGCTGATCATCTACCCCCTCAAGTCAGGGCGCGGGGTCAAGGTCACTGAAGCCGAGGCCACCAGATACGGCCTCGCCATTGACCTGCTcgaggacag gtCATTCGTGGCACTGGAGGATACCCAGGTCAGGAAAGGCAGGCATGACTCCCTTCTCGTCGGCGTGACCTTGACCTTGGAGGGGAGCGAGGTCACCCTCCAGGccaagggggtggaggaggtgctgGAGTTTGACCTTCAGGACGTCGTGAGGAGAGGCGAGGTCATTGAGGTCAA GGATTTCAGGGAGACTCTCGGGAAGGGGTACGACtgcggggaggcggcggcggcgtggctgACGAAGGTGCTGCAGAAGAAGAGGGAGGTCAGGCTGGCGTACAACGTTAACCTGACCCGCGAGAGAAGGACTTCGGGCATTGTGacgaaggatgagaagaagattTATGTGTACCCCGGCTTCAGGGATTACGATagg ATATTATACGCAGAACACGCCCCATACCTACTGACCTCGGACACCTCCCTCGCTGACATCAACGCCCGGATGCTGCAACCCGTGACCCAGGACTGGTTTAGACCGAACATCATCGTATCGGGGGTCGCGAAAGCCTACGACGAGGACGACTGGGCTTTCGTGAGAGTTGGGGACGTTGTGTTTCGTCGCATCAAGCCCTGCGATAG ATATGAGTTCGTGGATCCAGAGTCGGTCCGGACGTCGGAGAGAGACATCGGCCATATCCTGATGAGGACCCTGGCGCA gacCCGCCAGATGGAGAGGCCACCGATCTTACCGGAGCGCTGGAAGACATGCTCGGTTTTCGGGTCTCACCTGGGCATCGATAAGGGCGGGCGAGTGAGGGTTGGGGacaaggtggcggtggcgagggcgTCCCACAACCCCCTCTGGCAACT accaccaccaccgccaccctcagTTAAAGCCGTGATCCCCAGCTTAAGATCTCGTAAGAAAGACCTTCCTTGCTACCACCTTCCAAGTTCAGTGCTGCTAAGGCTTTGGTCTAGGGTGAATCTACGTCCCTGCTtgtacctgctcctcctcctcctcctactacttctactactactgatcCTGCTAATTatggg GGTTCTCAGTGTGGATGGGCGTgctgtgggcgtgggcgtgggggtgggggtgggtgccCTGCTGGcgtggtgggcgtggaggcgacGTAACCAGCTTGACACGCCAATAAA GTGGGAGGAGGTGGGTGAGGTCAGTCAGCTGGTCATCTACCCCCTCAAGTCAGCCCGCGGGGTCAAGGTCACGGAGGCTGAGGCTACGAGCTACGGCCTTGCCTGTGACCTCCTTGAAGACAG gtcATTTCTGACAGTGACCAAGGAGGGGAAGTTCATCACAGGTCGCCAGGCCCCCAAGCTGACCACCGTCGTCGTGACCCTCGAGGGCAACAAGGTCACCCTCCGGAAGGTCGGCATGGAGAACCTGGAGTTTGACCTCGAGGGCGTGACCAAGGCGGGCAAGGTCACTGATTCTGT AGTCTTCAACGCCGACGTCAAGGGCTTCGACTGCGGGGACAAGGCGGCGGAGTGGCTGTCCGAGGCGATATAcagcaagaaggagaaggaaggagaggacaaggacaaggacaaggaggaggctgGATCAGGTGTTCGGCTCCTGTACAACGGGGACCTGACTCGAGCTCGGAAGGCCCGGGAAgcacccttcttctccttcccccagtACAAGGACTCTGACAGG GTAATCTACGCTGACACCTGTGCCTTCATGCTCACCACGGAGGCCTCGCTAGAAGACCTGAACCCCCGCCTGCCCCGCCCCGTCACGCTGGACTGGTTCCGCTCCAACATTGTGGTGCGGGGCGTGGAGAAGGCCTACGATGAGGACGACTGGGCCTACGTCAAGATTGGAGATGTGGTGTTCCGTCGCCTGAAGCCTTgcgatag gtGTCAGTTTACCTTCGTCGACCCTGAAACTGGAGAGAAGTGTGCGGACCAGGAGCCTCTCGCCACCCTGAAGAA GTACCGGCGCGCGGAGGGTCCCGAGACACTGCAGAGGACGTGGGCACTCAAGCCGCCGTTTGGGACGCACCTCGGCATCGACACTTGCGGGCGGCTGAGGGTCGGGGACAAGGTGGCGGTGGCGCGGGCATCCTTGAACCCACGATGGCAGTTTTGA